The Lutra lutra chromosome 16, mLutLut1.2, whole genome shotgun sequence genome segment GACAGAAACACCCCCCAGAAAACCCATTCCCGTGGCAGAGGTCAACAACgtcacacacacatagacaacTGTCCCCTTCCTCATTGCTCAACAGTGACCCATACTACAGGGCCTTTTCCTCTTGTCTCATGCCCCTTCCCACATGCCACCCTATGCACATGGAATTTCCTCCCCACTGACCATTGGAAGAAATGCACGACCAGAGGTAGGTTGGCCCTGATCTCATCCTGCTAGGGGATACAcgaggggagaggaagaatgtAATTGCAAATGCCACCTATCAGGTAACAGCCCTCTGCcgaggaagaggagaagacagtGGTCCAGAAGATGCCAGTGGTGTGAGTCAGGAGGAAAAGCAGACCTGACAGAATTGATCccatctagaaaagaaaatttgtgtcCCACGGGCATCAACCATTACTCAGACAAACACTGCTGTGCATCTGATAATTACTCAAATAATGGGTAAACAACAACAAGGAAGACGTGTTGACAAATCACCCGGTTTGGGCAGTATATAGAGGCCACGGCACGAGGACAGACACTTCCACACTCAAGACCTTCGCTTTCCTGGAAACCTACCCAGAACCTCCAGCCTCTGTCACCATGGTCAACTCCTGTTGTGGCTCCGTCTGCTCTGACCAGGGCTGTGGCGAGGAGTCCTGCTGCCGCCCCAGCTGCTGCCagaccacctgctgcaggaccacctgctgccgccccagctgctgtgtgtccagctgctgccagccctcctgctgtggctccagctgctgcaggcccagctgctgCACCTCTAGCTGCTGCCGCCCCACCTGCTGCCagaccacctgctgcaggaccacctgctgccgccccagctgctgtgtgtccagctgctgccgccccttctgctgtggctccagctgctgcaggcccagctgctgCATCTCTAGCTGCTGCCGCCCCtcctgctgtggctccagctgctgtggctccagctgctgcaggcccTGCTGCTGCACCTCTAGCTGCTGCCGCCCCACCTGCTGCCagaccacctgctgcaggaccacctgctgccgccccagctgctgtgtgtccagctgctgccgcccctcctgctgcggttccagctgctgcaggcccagctgctgtgggtccagctgctgccgccccacctgctgccagaccacctgctgcaggaccacctgctgccgccccagctgctgtgtgtccagctgctgccgccccagctgTTGCTAGaccacctgctgctccccaacCTGCTCTAGTGGCTTCTGCTGCCGAGCATCCTGGCCGGCACCCCGCTGTCTTTCATCAACCAATCTTCTTCAGGTAGTCCCACTGTGCGCAGAATCCTGACAGGCCAACTGTCAAACCTCAGTTCCGGCCGCCCTTTCAACTGACGTGGCCTCCAAATGTACTCCCCACCAACAACACCCTCCTCCCCGCCTCCTTCTTACTAGCTCCCTCCCAAGGGAATCCAAGGACCTTGCATTTTCTCTGAAATCTCTCAGCCAGCGTGTCATCCCAATCACACTCTTCTTTCCTGCCAGGTTTCCTCATACAGAGATGCTCCTATACCTCAAATAAACCTGAACGTCTCCAGGCATACAGATCGAAGGGCCTTGTGTCTCATTATTTTTCCCTCGTGAACTGTTATCCTTAGCAGGTCGGTGGTATTTCTGGTGCTCCCTGCAGAAAGGGGAGTCCACCGCAGACGACTTTAGGATTTCCACCTCTATCCCCTCAGCACTCTCCATGCTGACATCGACCCTGGTGGTTTATAGCAAGCACCCgctgctctctgctgagcccttTGTCTAGATGAGGGAGGCAATTCTTGGCAGGCCACAGCTAGGGAGAGGAAGTCTCTAGGAGAAGTCCTCAACCAGTGGGCAGCACTTGGTGGATGAAGTGCTCTAGCCCCTTTAGCCCCTTTCCCCTCGAGGTGGGGGGTGTGAGACCGGGGGCCTCAGCCAGGACTGCACCTCAGCTGCCTACAGGGCTTACCTGCTCTGGAAATCATTCTGGATTGGCTTCCGTCCCTTCCCTGGATCACTTCTCACGTTCCCTACGGCCCTTCTTGAGATCACCTCCCAAACAAACTACTTGCTCTCAGACCTCTGTTGTCGGAGTCTGCTCCTGACATCACCCTAACGCCAGCCTTCCGGAGCTCAGGATCAGGGCCTTCAAAACATTCCCATACAACCGGCACGGTAACCGTGGTGGCAGGCCACCCCTGAACATGAATCTCCACTGAAGCACCTAATCTTTTCACTATATGCTGTTTCTTCCTACAGTATTTGCACACTTGGTCTTAGACTATTAGTCTCCAATTCCTAAAGTATCATTCTTTACTGTCCTGAGGGACAGGACACTCTCCCGTGAGGAACTCAGACCCCCATGTTAGGAGCTGTCTCCCTAGAGGAGGCCTGTTTGAGGGGAACTGCCCCCATCTGTGATGCTTACACCGCACTCGGAAAACCAGAGACTAAAACACGATGTGCAAGGGAGAGCTCTCGGGAGAAATGCgtaagaaacagagggagagggcacctgggtggctcagttggttaagcaactgtctttggctcaggtcatggtcccggagtcccgggatcgagtcccgcatcgggctcccagctccatggcaagtctgcctctccctctgaacgTCTcgcctctcaggctctctctcactgtttctctctcaaaaaagtaaataaaatcatttaaaaaaaaaaaaagaaagaaacggagGGAGACTTATCAGGGGTCTAAAAGGAACGAATGCAAAATGTGGTTTCCCTCCGTTTCCACCCCCACGTTCCGACCCCACAGATGAGGGGTGTGGTGGACTGGGGTAGGGGACTGCTCCTCTTAGAGGCAAGGGGGTTGAGCCTATGTACTCCTACATCACGTATCACTAGCCACGGACAACCCCTGGTGCGTAGAAAGAAGGGAGGGGTCAGACATCCAGCTGTGGTCCACCCCTAGGCTGACACAATTCCCTGCAGAACAGTGTGCGCAAACAGTGTGAGCCATGCGTAGCCCATACTCTGCACTAGCGTGTGGATCAGGGCATTTAAGGCAAAAGACGCCCGAATGAATATCCATATCTACCCCTGCCTCTGCTCATGTCTATGGATTGCTCTCATTAACCCCGCTCCATGGGGTCTGCCACCACTTCTAGAAAAACTTACAAGACAGGGAGTTAGAGGGTGGCTCCTCTGCTCCTTTAGCTGACTTGCCTGGGGGCACTGACCTCAAACCCCATCCCTGAGAGTGCTGAGCCCATGATTCCTATGTCCTCTTCAGGCTACACTACTTGCTCATCGGCGGTTGATCCTGGGAATAGGAATACCAAGAATGCTCCTGTAGATCAGCTCAATGCTAAACATCTTCCTAATGGCTCCCAGAGCTCCCTTCTGTGCTTGATGATTTCCCAACACTAGAAACCCAAAGGGATAAGGTGCCAGCCAGCATTTTCATACCAATCACATTTGACCATGTTCCCCTCAGCTAGCTTTCCTCTCCTGGAGACACGACCCCTAGATGCACACAGCCTACAATTAGAGGAGAAGGGGGCACAAATTCCCCCAAATGGATCACCGGGATGAAGATGATGTGGAAACTTCTCCTTGCACTCTAACCTCTAGATCCGTGTATTCACACAGGGGCCATCAAAGGTTTTGGATATCCTGCAGTCCAGTTCAACACAGATCCCATGTCCAACAGCCTGCCAACATATGAGTATTCCAGATTCCCATGGGCCAATGGCTACAGATTCTTGGGCAAGGACTAAGGAAATTCTATGATATACACTTCCTGG includes the following:
- the LOC125087773 gene encoding keratin-associated protein 4-4-like isoform X4, whose translation is MVNSCCGSVCSDQGCGEESCCRPSCCQTTCCRTTCCRPSCCVCCTSSCCRPTCCQTTCCRTTCCRPSCCVSSCCRPFCCGSSCCRPSCCRPTCCQTTCCRTTCCRPSCCVSSCCRPSCCGSSCCRPSCCGSSCCRPTCCQTTCCRTTCCRPSCCVSSCCRPSCC
- the LOC125087773 gene encoding keratin-associated protein 4-4-like isoform X3 codes for the protein MVNSCCGSVCSDQGCGEESCCRPSCCQTTCCRTTCCRPSCCVCCRPTCCQTTCCRTTCCRPSCCVSSCCRPFCCGSSCCRPSCCISSCCRPSCCGSSCCGSSCCRPCCCTSSCCRPTCCQTTCCRTTCCRPSCCVSSCCRPSCCGSSCCRPSCCGSSCCRPTCCQTTCCRTTCCRPSCCVSSCCRPSCC
- the LOC125087773 gene encoding keratin-associated protein 4-6-like isoform X1, translating into MVNSCCGSVCSDQGCGEESCCRPSCCQTTCCRTTCCRPSCCVSSCCQPSCCGSSCCRPSCCTSSCCRPTCCQTTCCRTTCCRPSCCTTCCRTTCCRPSCCVSSCCRPSCCGSSCCRPSCCGSSCCRPTCCQTTCCRTTCCRPSCCVTTCCRPSCCVSSCCQPSCCGSSCCRPSCCTSSCCRPTCCQTTCCRTTCCRTTCCRSSCCVSSCCRPSCCGSSCCRPSCCGSSCCRPTCCQTTCCRTTCCRPSCCVSSCCRPSCC
- the LOC125087773 gene encoding keratin-associated protein 4-4-like isoform X5, producing MVNSCCGSVCSDQGCGEDCCVSSCCQPSCCGSSCCRPSCCTSSCCRPTCCQTTCCRTTCCRPSCCVCCRPTCCQTTCCRTTCCRPSCCVSSCCRPSCCGSSCCRPSCCGSSCCRPTCCQTTCCRTTCCRPSCCVSSCCRPSCC
- the LOC125087773 gene encoding keratin-associated protein 4-4-like isoform X2, yielding MVNSCCGSVCSDQGCGEESCCRPSCCQTTCCRTTCCRPSCCVCCTSSCCRPTCCQTTCCRTTCCRPSCCVSSCCRPFCCGSSCCRPSCCISSCCRPSCCGSSCCGSSCCRPCCCTSSCCRPTCCQTTCCRTTCCRPSCCVSSCCRPSCCGSSCCRPSCCGSSCCRPTCCQTTCCRTTCCRPSCCVSSCCRPSCC